The genomic region NNNNNNNNNNNNNNNNNNNNNNNNNNNNNNNNNNNNNNNNNNNNNNNNNNNNNNNNNNNNNNNNNNNNNNNNNNNNNNNNNNNNNNNNNNNNNNNNNNNNNNNNNNNNNNNNNNNNNNNNNNNNNNNNNNNNNNNNNNNNNNNNNNNNNNNNNNNNNNNNNNNNNNNNNNNNNNNNNNNNNNNNNNNNNNNNNNNNNNNNNNNNNNNNNNNNNNNNNNNNNNNNNNNNNNNNNNNNNNNNNNNNNNNNNNNNNNNNNNNNNNNNNNNNNNNNNNNNNNNNNNNNNNNNNNNNNNNNNNNNNNNNNNNNNNNNNNNNNNNNNNNNNNNNNNNNNNNNNNNNNNNNNNNNNNNNNNNNNNNNNNNNNNNNNNNNNNNNNNNNNNNNNNNNNNNNNNNNNNNNNNNNNNNNNNNNNNNtactccctccatcccataatgtaggacgttttttgactctacactagtataaaaaaacgtcttacattatgggacggaggaagtaactGATAGTACATATAAAGTTTGCTGATAGTAACATTTTTTGGAATCCAAAATGGAATACAAAAACAAAGCATCCAGAAACTAAAAAAACCCGATGTTTCTTCAGGAACTTCGTCCTAGACCCATTCATATCTTCTATTTTTGAACGAAGGCCAGGCCGATGTTTCTGCATCTACTACATGACATAGTAACGGAAGAGCGGTGTCAGTCAAATAAACAGTAACGAACAAGTCCGGATGATCATCTCATAGCACGTAAACAACAACAAGTCATTATAAGCGGAACACGATATCATTTCTATCAACATTTTTTTCCTTTATTCCCAGGAGGTAAAATATATGTTTTTCAAAGAGTTATATGCACAATTATTTAGatatgcaaacattttttaaactatatttttaactacttgaacattaacctaaaaaaagtactccctccatcgtAAAATAAGTgacttaactttgtactaactttgggATGGAGGAAGTACATGAACATTTTATTtcatcgtgaacattttttttctaaatttCAAATAGTATGAGTACTTCACCATTTTACCTGCTTTTTTCTTATAAAATATAAAACGTTTGACAAATACATTATGTTTCAAAATATATAATGACATATTAATACACGTTGGACATCTTACAAATACACTATGattatttttaaatacatgatgaacTTTTAAATATATGACATCTTTTGTAAACGGAAGATGCACATTCTTCTAATAACAAttattttttttaattcatgtagAACATTTAATATTATAAGATGGATATTTTTTTACATGTGAGCATTTGTCAATACATGATAATTTTTTTCATAAATACACAATAAAGAGTTTTTCATGCATAATGGACATTTTCTCATGCACGATGAACAATTTTTAGATACACCATGAACATTTTGTAAATAAACGCTGCACATTTTTTAATACGTAGTCGAAAATTTTCtatatacacaatgaacatttgatAATACACCATGAGTATTTATGAAATACtacatgattaatatttatgaATTACTTGATGATACTTTTTTAAGCACACAGCGACATTTTAAAAAGACGCATTGAGACTTTTTTGAGGTACACATTGattttttaaatatatgatgaatattttaCAAACAATGTTATATATTTTGAAAATCATGGAGTACTGTTTTTAAATCATACATACGTTTTTTATATTCACGAATTTTTTTGGCCATACTAGAACATTGTTTTTAAAATAGAAGAATATATCTCTTTGGCATGATAATGTTTTTGTTATACAGAAATAAACTTTCCAATAGACATGAATTTTTTTATATACGCGAATAATTTTTGAAATACATGAATATTTCCTTTAAAAACAGGTGATATTTGTTTAATttactcaaaaaaataaaaaaaataaaaatgtatAAGAAAAAAGAGAAGATTAGGCGCGGCTGGGCCTAGTGCAGTGCCAAACTCGCCCCCATCGGAACTCCCATGGCgactccccccgccgccgccgcactcacctTGGTGCTCTCCTGCGCGTCGCCCTCCAAGGACGAGGCCCACGTCGCCACCGACCTCAAGAGGCTCCTAACCGGGTCCTCCAATCTTGTTGCTGGAGACTGTCAGCAGTGCTACGCAGATGCTGACAGCATCGACAAGCAAGACAGATGCAGGGACGTCAAGGGCGCGTAATTCAGAAGCAAGTGCAAGCCCATGGGCCGAAAGTCGAGTGGGCCGCAGTCCAGTCGAGAAGGCTGGAGGTCCAGGCGAGAAGAGTGAATGGGTATATCAGTAGGCGATGCCAGAACAGATAGGCAGCTAGGAATTGACTTGTGCCTCGTCTCCCCTGTCCCTTCTCTGTCTTACCTCTACTCCAAGTCTTCTTCTCCACTCCCCAACCTGTATCTCCCTCTGTAATCCCCAAATTATCGAGAGGAACTGTATGATCCGAGTAAATTCGTGAGATTTGATCGTGGTACATCACAGTTGGTATCAGATTCGGGCGATTGGCGGCGGGGTGGGGCGAATCGAGCTCGGTTACGGCTAGGTTGGGCTCTCCCGTGAAATTCCGAGCCGTGATCGGGGTTCGCGGCGGCGGTGTGGCGGCCGTTGTCAGAGTCGGCGCCGGTGGTGTTTTCTGTGGCGGCGGTGATTGTTCGGCTTCGGATTCAGGTACGCTCGCGATTTCCCTCGGTTCCTTCTGAGGGTGTGAAATTCCGGCGAGCGGCTGGATTTACGAGGCAGGGCGGCGAGCGGGTCGGTTATAGAGGCTCAGGTTGGGGGCGTCTGTAAAACTCCTGAGGCTCGCCGACTCCGGCGGCGGTAGACGAGGGCGCTACGGCTCCGACGAAGGCAAGTGTGCAGACGCGTTTAGTGCTCGATTCGATGGCCACATTCGAGGCATCTGTTATGAAGCAGCTTGAAGCTCTCTCCAAGGCCACTGAACATCTCGGACGTATTGACGAGATAGCAGCTCGCCTGGACGAATTGGATTTGAAGATGGCTGAACAAGTGCAACGGCTCGATATTGTTCAGAGTAACGTGAATCTGACAATGAAGTCCATGGGTGAGGCGCGTCAGGAACAGGCAGATGCAGCACGAGAAATGCAGCACAAGCAATCTCCCCACTCACCAACTACGGGTGGAGATGGCATTTTGGGCTCTCCTCCTTCTCAGAAACAACAGCAACCACATGTACCTGTTACTTCTCAGGGTCGTATAGCTGTTAATACAGATAGGCTGCAAGGTGAGACAGGTTCCAGTGGAGAGTTCCAGAGTAGAAAACCGTGGATGCCAAAGATGGACTTTCCTAGATTTGAGGGCACTGATGTTAGAATTTGGTTGGATGGGTGTGAGGCGTATTTTTCCCTGTATGACATTCCAGAGGCGTTTAAGGTGACTTCAGCCACATTGCATATGTCAGGGAATGCTGCAAATTGGTATCATGCATACAAATTATCACATCACTGGCCTAGTTGGAGTGAATTTCGCACAGCAGTCACTGCTGAATTTGATTGCAATGTTCACAGGAACAAAATGAAAGAGTTAATGTTACTTAAGCAGTCAGGTTCAGTCACAGAGTATCAAAGGGAATTTAGTCAGTTGGTGTACCGTTTACTATTGTATGAACAGTCAGTTAGCGACACATTCCTGGTCACCCGATTCCTGATGGGACTGAAAGAAGAGATAAGGGGcgcagtggagatacaactaccaAACATAGTTTCGGAGGCTGCTGCTTATGCTGTGATACAAGAGGAGGTGGTTGGTAGGAACAAATATGGGAGACCAAACACTGGCAGAACTATGGTCTCAAAGTATGGTAACAAGATTAACTCTGTTCCATCTGGAGAACTTTGGAAAGCGCGTCAGCTGAAAGAGTTCAGGCGTGTTAATGGTCTGTGTTACAGTTGTGGAGAGAAGTATGTGCCAGGACATATCTGTTCCAAGACCACACCAACCCAGGTGCATGTACTGCAGTCTGAAACTCCTGAAGTTTTAAGTGATGAAGTTCTTGATGTTGTGATTGCCCAGGAAGAAGCATTGGCTGAAATGCAGTTATCTGTGAATGCTGTGTCAGGAGCTGATCACCCAAAAACCATTAGACTCAGAGCTTTAATTGGCAATCAGGTGGTTATTATTTTGTTGGACTCTGGCAGTACCAATAGTTTTATTGACTCTGCCTTATTGCCAAGGATTAAAGTGTCACCTAGACCACTGAACAAGACACTGTCTGTTAGAGTGGCTAATGGAGATATGCTACAATGTTCTGAAGAAGTGATTGATTTACACTGGTGGGTGCAAGGGCACACCTTCAAATACGATTTTAAATCTATTGCTTTGGGTGGGTATGACATGATCCTAGGGATAGATTGGTTGGAGCAGTGGGGTGAAATGGTGTGTCAGTGGAAGGAGAAATGGGTGCAATTTCATCGGGAAGATCAGATCATTAAGTTGCAAGGCATGACAACTAGTGTCCCTACTGAACTGAAAGAGTTATCAGTGGAACAGGCAATTAGATGGCACAATGGCAATGACATTTGGGATACTGTGCTTATTTCCCCTCAGCCAATTAAACAGAGAGAAGAGGTTCTTTCTGAAGTTCAGCCTCTCTTAGCAGAATTTGCTGATGTGTTTCAGGAACCCTGCACTTTACCTCCTAGAAGAGCGCATGATCATGCAATACATCTGTTACCTGGTGCAGTACCTGTGAATGTCAGGCCATATAGATATTCTCCTCTGCAGAAAGATGAGATTGAGAGGCAGGTGGCAGAGATGATTGCAGCAGGCACCATTGTCCCTAGCATCGGCCCTTTTGCTTCTCCAGTGCTTTTAGTTAAAAAGAAAGATGGGACATGGAGATTTTGTGTGGACTATAGGAAGTTAAACTCTATCACTTTGAAGAATCCATTTCCGATGCCCATTGTTGATGAGTTGTTGGATGAGTTGGGAGGCTCTAAATGGTTTTCAAAATTGGATTTGAGGGATGGTTATCATCAGATAAGAATGGTTCCTGAAGATGAACATAAAACTGCCTTCAAAACACATTGTGGGCACTACCAATTTAAAGTGATGCCATTTGGTTTGGCTTGGGCCCCATCCACTTTTCAATGTGTGATGAACTTCACTTTTGCTCCTCAAAACAGGAAGTACGTGATCATGTTCATGGATGCATTTTGGTTTTTAGCAAATCATTGAAGGACCATTTGATACACCTCAGAAATGTGTTGCAAATATTTGAGAGAGAATCAATTTTATGCTAAACTTAGCAAGTGCACGTTTGCTCAACAGAAGCTGGAGTACTTAGGGCACATCATCTCTGATACTGGGGTAGCCACTGATCCTGAAAAAACCAGAGCTATGGTAGAGTGGCCCAGACCTGCAAATGTCACTGAGTTGAGAGGTTTTTTGGGCTTGACAGGTTATTACAGGAAATTTGTCAAGGGTTATGGGATTATTGTGAAACCATTGACTCAATTACTGAAGAAGCAAGCTTTTGCTTGGTCTGACAGTGCTCAACAGGCTTTTGAGACTCTGAAAAAGGCCATGGCATCAACTCCTGTACTGGGATTACCTGATTTTGAAAAGCCTTTCACTGTTGAAACAGATGCGTGTGCTACTGGAGTGGGGGATGTTCTACTCCAACAAGGTCACCCTATCCCATTGTTAGAGTCCGAAGCAAAATGGAGCCTCCCCGTGCGTTTGGATTTTCAGCCGTTGGATTGGCCGTCCAAATGAGTTTTAGCCGTTGGATCGTGAGATGGGGATATCCTGACCGTTGGATCGTGTGATGGAGAGAGCTGGCCGTCGGATCAAAATCAAACACTGCAGTCCATGCCACCGCCAGTAATTCTCGTGCCCCACCGAGGTCATTCTCGTCTTTTCACGCATGAACATATAAAATGCAGCACCCCCGTGGTGAAACCCTAGCTGCCTCTCTCCTTTCCCACTCTCACCCCGACTCCCTCTCGCTTCCTCCCGCACCTCGCGCCGCcaccctgcctcctctcctcccataGCCGTCGACCACCCTCCCCGCCCCGCGTCTTCGCTCAGTCGCCGCCTCGCTCCCCGCCAGCCATCCtccctgcccgccgccgccgccgccaccatccttcCCGTTTGTCGTTgccacgccatcgccgccacctacCAGACGGCGCTGTGAAGGACAACACCAGAGAGGGATGGCGTCGCCGGTGTGGTGGAGGGTGAAGGAGGTGCACGTGGCAAGGTTGTCGTGCTGTCCCGCGgatccgtgctggctgacgacaaggTGGCCAGCAGGGTGCAGCACGCTCGATACTACGCCGTCAACTGCCACCACCGGGCTCCCCCGAAGGTAAGCCCACTTCTCCTTAGTTTCCTCCTCTCTCTTTCTTGTGGATTTGCCTATTGTCCTAGAGGAAATTAGGTGAGTCAAGATATTCTCCTTTTGATACCCGTACATAGATATTGCCTGCAAAATTTGCAGATTAGGTCAGTCATGATATCCTCTATGCTCTAGGACAACAAACAGTGAACAAAAACCTTTAATTTTTCAGTGTATCTTGTGATTATTTTTTTGTAATGCCTTCATCACCAGATCCTGGCTCCGAAAGATGTGGGAACTGTTCAGTGTATCTTGTGGTTAATTTCTTTTGTAATGCCTCTTCGCCAGATCAAGACTCTGAAAGATGTGGGAGTTACAGAACTTGTGTTGGCCATCAATTAACACTGGAAATTTAATTAATCTCTCTATAGTTAATTTTATTGCCCTGCAACGGTGTATGCCAGATACAACTGCGGCAATTTATCGATCCAATTTGAGTAAGTTTTAGTGCAGTTGCTTGGTTTGCTGCCTACTACAAGGTGATTGACAACCTGCTCTTTTGCTTACGTGTTTGTCGGAAAGAGAAAGGGGCAAATCCCTCTAAAGTATGATTCCAGTATTCTCATATGAAGCTAATCTGCTCTTTTGCTTGCGTGTCTACCGGAAAGAGATAGGGGCAAATCTCTCGAAAGTATGATTCCAGAATTCTCATATTTTGATCAATTCCTATATATATGTTTGTGGGGTGTACTACCTTTTGTTATGATTCTTGAAGTACCACTTAACTTCGATCCTTGTCTGCTATTATGTGATGCCATTGATTGTTATGTATGCTTGCTCCTACCTCTTTCTTTCAGAAATACCATTTGTTTGGATTACTTCCTATTTTAATTAATCATGTTGTTTATGCACAGATTGGTTGGATAGAGATGGCTCAAAGGTTTTGTGGGTAGAATGTGAGACATCCCAATTAAAGTTCCATGAAGAAAGATCCCAAATGATGGCATGTTGTGATGCTACTCGATGGCTTGTGGGCTAAATTAGTAGGTGGACCAATCCGTGTACTTATTATCCATCATGTATTTTCATTCGTAGTTATTTACTTCGGGACTTATGTTGCAGATGGAAGGATAATGAATTAGCAGTTAAGGTGATTAACCCCGGTAGGCAGGGGATGCGAGGAGGCAGGAAGCACAGTTGCAGTGCGGAGCAAGGCAAGTTTTCTGACCCATTTCCCCCAAGAATTGTTTTGCTATGGTTGCTCTATTGTTTCACTTGTTTATTCTCCTTGCAGGAGTAGTAGTATTTCTTCTAGAATAGTTTTGTTATTGTTCATGGGGGATCCTAGAGTTTTTTTTCTCTGTTCTTCCTTTTAGTGAATCGACTAAGCTGATTTGGGGCTTCTTCTTGATAGGATCGAGCAAGGCAACACTGCTCGGCTAGGGATTTTCTTCCATGGCAGCCAAATCAAAGGTCTAAGTCCCAGGTGAATATGTGCTCCTT from Triticum aestivum cultivar Chinese Spring chromosome 4A, IWGSC CS RefSeq v2.1, whole genome shotgun sequence harbors:
- the LOC123088517 gene encoding uncharacterized protein; translated protein: MATFEASVMKQLEALSKATEHLGRIDEIAARLDELDLKMAEQVQRLDIVQSNVNLTMKSMGEARQEQADAAREMQHKQSPHSPTTGGDGILGSPPSQKQQQPHVPVTSQGRIAVNTDRLQGETGSSGEFQSRKPWMPKMDFPRFEGTDVRIWLDGCEAYFSLYDIPEAFKVTSATLHMSGNAANWYHAYKLSHHWPSWSEFRTAVTAEFDCNVHRNKMKELMLLKQSGSVTEYQREFSQLVYRLLLYEQSVSDTFLVTRFLMGLKEEIRGAVEIQLPNIVSEAAAYAVIQEEVVGRNKYGRPNTGRTMVSKYGNKINSVPSGELWKARQLKEFRRVNGLCYSCGEKYVPGHICSKTTPTQVHVLQSETPEVLSDEVLDVVIAQEEALAEMQLSVNAVSGADHPKTIRLRALIGNQVVIILLDSGSTNSFIDSALLPRIKVSPRPLNKTLSVRVANGDMLQCSEEVIDLHWWVQGHTFKYDFKSIALGGYDMILGIDWLEQWGEMVCQWKEKWVQFHREDQIIKLQGMTTSVPTELKELSVEQAIRWHNGNDIWDTVLISPQPIKQREEVLSEVQPLLAEFADVFQEPCTLPPRRAHDHAIHLLPGAVPVNVRPYRYSPLQKDEIERQVAEMIAAGTIVPSIGPFASPVLLVKKKDGTWRFCVDYRKLNSITLKNPFPMPIVDELLDELGGSKWFSKLDLRDGYHQIRMVPEDEHKTAFKTHCGHYQFKVMPFGLAWAPSTFQCVMNFTFAPQNRKYVIMFMDAFWFLANH